The Eurosta solidaginis isolate ZX-2024a chromosome 4, ASM4086904v1, whole genome shotgun sequence genome includes a window with the following:
- the LOC137248243 gene encoding uncharacterized protein has product MKTEISHILDLHHSKKFFDSENVLLDKLTNNIKKTQTNKYEKLRQKEMEKLNIRVVPQWFRNLTQIEIPHKIQWLLSLGPKYALASDNEKFPLFKFIADGENIIQTVKDRDMQEIARNNFTTLIQDHLKKKTTSFRDKFICQTLEDTKRFLKQNKQLIILNADKGNVTVVMDKKEYDSKIQTVVNDISTYRVLKRDPTNKLQEKNNELVQRMFNNGNIDAQEKKFLLCKNANTPRIYGLPKIHKENIPVRPICSSIDSPSYNLCKYVVKILEKVTMSSKYNVKDSTEFKNKVGGTYIYDDECLVSFDVVSLFPSIPVDVALEIISSKWDEIKEYTTLTRELFLTIVKFCIKENRYFKYNEKIYEQRTGMPMGSPASPVIADIVMEELLTRFEMEAKCKPRLLTKYVDDLFAIVKTDEVENMLKELNSYNKNIRFTVEVEKDGQLPYLDTLINTHNNKIYFDWYKKPTASGRLINYNSHHERKTILNTAKNFISRVLTISDRIYHGKNIAIIKKTLEENEFPSNLINKLIRNFKIRTSNDEATRETKSKIYKSIVYVPGISERIKTSQLYDKEKITLAFTYNNTLRQVYSNTKDRISKDEKSNIIYKIPCNGDGSHLCDKVYVGTTKLKLKTRISGHKSNIKLRNIASDNKTALTAHCKDTGHYPDFKNVSILDIEKHYNKRFTLEMLHIMSTPNDKRMNFKSDTDQCAYAYRHLLLKQQQNAVQASRCSANSNSVQPTSRSKSIQ; this is encoded by the coding sequence ATGAAAACAGAGATTTCTCATATACTTGACTTGCATCACTCAAAAAAGTTTTTCGACAGTGAAAATGTACTGCTGGACAAACTTACCAACAATATCAAAAAGACACAAACCAACAAATACGAAAAACTAAGacaaaaagaaatggaaaaattaaatattagggTAGTCCCACAATGGTTTCGAAAcctaacacagatagaaatcccacaCAAAATACAGTGGCTATTATCCCTTGGCCCAAAATACGCCCTTGCGTCCGATAATGAGAAGTTTCCATTGTTTAAGTttatagcagacggggagaaCATCATACAAACTGTAAAAGATAGAGATATGCAAGAAATAGCCAGAAATAATTTCACGACACTAATACAGGATCACTTAAAGAAAAAGACGACTTCATTCCGAGACAAATTTATATGCCAAACCTTAGAAGACACAAAACGGTTcctcaaacaaaacaaacagttAATCATACTTAATGCCGACAAGGGCAATGTTACGGTTGTCATGGACAAAAAAGAATACGACTCAAAAATACAGACGGTAGTCAACGACATCTCTACCTACAGGGTTTTAAAACGCGATCCGACTAACAAATTACAGGAgaaaaacaatgaattagtacAACGAATGTTCAACAATGGCAATATAGATGCCCAAGAAAAGAAATTTCTACTATGTAAAAACGCAAACACACCGAGAATTTACGgattaccaaaaatccacaaagaAAATATACCTGTACGGCCTATATGCTCCTCGATTGACTCCCCGTCatacaatttatgtaaatatgtcgtGAAAATTCTTGAAAAAGTTACTATGTCGTCCAAGTATAATGTTAAGGACTCgacagaatttaaaaacaaagtggGGGGCACgtacatatatgatgatgaatGCTTGGTGTCCTTCGACGTAGTCTCCCTGTTCCCAAGCATTCCAGTTGATGTGGCCTTGGAAATCATTTCTTCAAAGTGGGATGAAATAAAAGAGTACACAACGTTAACAAGGGAACTTTTTTTAACgattgtcaaattttgtataaaggagaatagatatttcaaatacaatgaaaagatatatgaacaacggacaggaatgcccatgggttccccagcctccccggtcatagcagacatcgtcatggaagagctgctaacaagatttgagatggaagccaaatgtaaaccacgcctactaactaaatatgtagatgatttatTTGCGATTGTCAAAACGGATGAAGTAGAGAATATGCTGAAGGAACTCAACAGCTACAATAAGAACATCAGATTTACAGTGGAGGTCGAAAAAGACGGTCAACTACCATACCTTGACACGCTAATAAACacgcacaacaataaaatatattttgactggtacaaaaaacccacagcttcgggaagattaatcaactacaactcacaccatgaaaggaaaacaattttaaatacagccaaaaacttcatcagtagggtactcactattagcgacagaatataccatggaaagaatattgcgattataaagaaaactctagaagaaaatgaattccccagtaatctcatcaacaaactcatacgaaatttcaaaattagaacctCTAATGATGAGGCAACACGTGAAAcgaaaagtaaaatatacaagtctatagtatatgttccaggaatatcggagagaataaagacatcgcaattatatgataaagagaaaattacactagcgttcacatataacaatacgttacgacaagtttacagcaatactaaggacagaatctcgaaagatgagaaatccaacatcatttataaaattccatgcaacggtgacgggtcccacttatgcgataaggtatatgtggggacaaccaaattaaagctaaagacaaggatttccggtcataagtccaatataaagcttagaaacattgcttcggacaataagacggccttgacagcgcattgtaaggatactggtcactatcctgacttcaaaaatgtttctatcttggatattgagaaacattataataagcgttttactttggaaatgctccatattatgagcacacctaatgataagagaatgaattttaaaagcgacaccgaccaatgtgcatatgcatatcgacatctattgctgaaacaacaacaaaatgcagtgcaagcttcacggtgctcagcaaattcaaacagcgtccagccaacatcccgctcaaaatctatccaatga
- the LOC137250492 gene encoding uncharacterized protein, translating to MKTEISHILDLHHSKKFFDNENVLLDKLTNNIKKTQTNKYEKLRQKEMEKLNIRVVPQWFRNLTQIEIPHKIQWLLSLGPKYALASDNEKFPLFKFIADGENIIQTVKDRDMQEIARNNFTTLIQDHLKKKTTSFRDKFICQTLEDTKRFLKQNKQLIILNADKGNVTVVMDKKEYDSKIQTVVNDISTYRVLKRDPTNKLQQKNNELVQRMFNNGNIDAQEKKFLLCKNANTPRIYGLPKIHKENIPVRPICSSIDSPSYNLCKYVVKILEKVTMSSKYNVKDSTEFKNKVGGTYIYDDECLVSFDVVSLFPSIPVDVALEIISSKWDEIKEYTTLTRELFLTIVKFCIKENRYFKYNEKIYEQRTGMPMGSPASPVIADIVMEELLTRFEMEAKCKPRLLTKYVDDLFAIVKTDEVENMLKELNSYNKNIRFTVEVEKDGQLPYLDTLINTHNNKIYFDWYKKPTASGRLINYNSNHERKTILNTAKNFISRVLTISDRIYHGKNIAIIKKTLEENEFPSNLINKLIRNFKIRTSNDEATRETKSKIYKSIVYVPGISERIKTSQLYDKEKITLAFTYNNTLRQVYSNTKDRISKDEKSNIIYKIPCNGDGSHLCDKVYVGTTKLKLKTRISGHKSNIKLRNIASDNKTALTAHCKDTGHYPDFKNVSILDIEKHYNKRFTLEMLHIMSTPNDKRMNFKSDTDQCAYAYRHLLLKQQQNAVQASRCSANSNSVQPTSRSKSIQ from the coding sequence ATGAAAACAGAGATTTCTCATATACTTGACTTGCATCACTCAAAAAAGTTTTTCGACAATGAAAATGTACTGCTGGACAAACTTACCAACAATATCAAAAAGACACAAACCAACAAATACGAAAAACTAAGacaaaaagaaatggaaaaattaaatattagggTAGTCCCACAATGGTTTCGAAAcctaacacagatagaaatcccacaCAAAATACAGTGGCTATTATCCCTTGGCCCAAAATACGCCCTTGCGTCCGATAATGAGAAGTTTCCATTGTTTAAGTttatagcagacggggagaaCATCATACAAACTGTAAAAGATAGAGATATGCAAGAAATAGCCAGAAATAATTTCACGACACTAATACAGGATCACTTAAAGAAAAAGACGACTTCATTCCGAGACAAATTTATATGCCAAACCTTAGAAGACACAAAACGGTTcctcaaacaaaacaaacagttAATCATACTTAATGCCGACAAGGGCAATGTTACGGTTGTCATGGACAAAAAAGAATACGACTCAAAAATACAGACGGTAGTCAACGACATCTCTACCTACAGGGTTTTAAAACGCGATCCGACTAACAAATTACAGCAgaaaaacaatgaattagtacAACGAATGTTCAACAATGGCAATATAGATGCCCAAGAAAAGAAATTTCTACTATGTAAAAACGCAAACACACCGAGAATTTACGgattaccaaaaatccacaaagaAAATATACCTGTACGGCCTATATGCTCCTCGATTGACTCCCCGTCatacaatttatgtaaatatgtcgtGAAAATTCTTGAAAAAGTTACTATGTCGTCCAAGTATAATGTTAAGGACTCgacagaatttaaaaacaaagtggGGGGCACgtacatatatgatgatgaatGCTTGGTGTCCTTCGACGTAGTCTCCCTGTTCCCAAGCATTCCAGTTGATGTGGCCTTGGAAATCATTTCTTCAAAGTGGGATGAAATAAAAGAGTACACAACGTTAACAAGGGAACTTTTTTTAACgattgtcaaattttgtataaaggagaatagatatttcaaatacaatgaaaagatatatgaacaacggacaggaatgcccatgggttccccagcctccccggtcatagcagacatcgtcatggaagagctgctaacaagatttgagatggaagccaaatgtaaaccacgcctactaactaaatatgtagatgatttatTTGCGATTGTCAAAACGGATGAAGTAGAGAATATGCTGAAGGAACTCAacagctacaacaagaacatcagatttacagtggaggtcgaaaaagacggtcaactaccataccttgacacgctaataaacacgcacaacaataaaatatattttgactggtacaaaaaacccacagcttcgggaagattaATCAACTACAACTCAAACCatgaaaggaaaacaattttaaatacagccaaaaacttcatcagtagggtactcactattagcgacagaatataccatggaaagaatattgcgattataaagaaaactctagaagaaaatgaattccccagtaatctcatcaacaaactcatacgaaatttcaaaattagaacctCTAATGATGAGGCAACACGTGAAAcgaaaagtaaaatatacaagtctatagtatatgttccaggaatatcggagagaataaagacatcgcaattatatgataaagagaaaattacactagcgttcacatataacaatacgttacgacaggtttacagcaatactaaggacagaatctcgaaagatgagaaatccaacatcatttataaaattccatgcaacggtgacgggtcccacttatgcgataaggtatatgtggggacaaccaaattaaagctaaagacaaggatttccggtcataagtccaatataaagcttagaaacattgcttcggacaataagacggccttgacagcgcattgtaaggatactggtcactatcctgacttcaaaaatgtttctatcttggatattgagaaacattataataagcgttttactttggaaatgctccatattatgagcacacctaatgataagagaatgaattttaaaagcgacaccgaccaatgtgcatatgcatatcgacatctattgctgaaacaacaacaaaatgcagtgcaagcttcacggtgctcagcaaattcaaacagcgtccagccaacatcccgctcaaaatctatccaatga